One segment of Streptomyces sp. NA02950 DNA contains the following:
- a CDS encoding ATP-dependent DNA helicase UvrD2, producing the protein MTAATSSTLFPQGPTPSAYGATPRDADAVLEGLDPEQREVATALHGAVCVLAGAGTGKTRAITHRIAYGVRAGILQPASVLAVTFTNRAAGEMRGRLRQLGAGGVQARTFHSAALRQLQYFWPKAVGGEVPRLLERKVQLVAEAAARCRVRLDRNELRDVTGEIEWSKVTQTVPEDYPAAAAKSGREAPRDPAEIARIYAAYEQLKRDRSVIDFEDVLLLTVGVLQERPDIADQVRRQYQHFVVDEYQDVSPLQQRLLELWLGDRQSLCVVGDASQTIYSFTGATPDHLLNFRSRHPGATVVKLVRDYRSTPQVVHLANGLLAQARGRAAEHRLELISQRDPGPDPVYAAHADEPAEAEATARRIRELITPVEEGGGGVPASQIAVLYRVNAQSELYEQALADAQVPYQMRGAERFFERPEVREAGLLLRGAARAGSADPALIDEDVPSQVRAVLGTRGWRPEPPAGSGAVRDRWESLAALVRLAEEFVRARPGATLADLVAELDERAAAQHAPTVEGVTLASLHAAKGLEWDAVFLVGLTEGMMPITYARTDEQIEEERRLLYVGVTRARRHLSLSWALSRTPGGRASRRPTRFLNGLRPGSGAAAGRLPGGGPGVERGAGGAVGGGAVRRRRGPVHCRVCGRTLTDAGEMKLMRCEGCPSELDEALYERLRDWRAEQAGLLAQPAYCVFTDKTLLAIAEAVPGTESELSRISGVGRRKLDRFGADVLALCAGQELPLARDGEGDDGAVGTQPGDPRRNSTEK; encoded by the coding sequence GTGACAGCAGCAACGTCCTCCACTCTCTTCCCGCAGGGCCCCACGCCGAGTGCCTACGGGGCCACCCCGCGTGATGCCGACGCGGTGCTCGAGGGGCTCGATCCCGAGCAGCGCGAGGTGGCGACGGCCCTGCACGGCGCGGTGTGCGTGCTGGCCGGTGCCGGCACCGGCAAGACCCGGGCGATCACCCACCGGATCGCCTACGGGGTCCGGGCGGGCATCCTCCAGCCCGCCAGTGTGCTCGCCGTCACCTTCACCAACCGGGCGGCGGGGGAGATGCGCGGCCGGCTGCGCCAGCTCGGCGCGGGTGGGGTGCAGGCGCGCACCTTCCACTCGGCGGCGCTGCGCCAGCTCCAGTACTTCTGGCCCAAGGCGGTCGGCGGTGAGGTGCCGCGGCTGCTCGAGCGCAAGGTGCAGCTGGTCGCCGAGGCCGCCGCGCGCTGCCGGGTCCGGCTGGACCGCAATGAGCTGCGGGATGTGACCGGCGAGATCGAATGGTCCAAGGTCACCCAGACCGTGCCCGAGGACTATCCGGCCGCGGCCGCCAAGTCCGGCCGGGAGGCCCCGCGCGACCCCGCCGAGATCGCCCGGATCTACGCCGCCTACGAGCAGTTGAAGCGCGACCGCAGCGTGATCGACTTCGAGGATGTACTGCTGCTGACGGTCGGAGTGCTCCAGGAGCGGCCGGACATCGCCGATCAGGTGCGCCGTCAGTACCAGCATTTCGTGGTCGACGAGTACCAGGATGTCAGCCCCTTGCAGCAGCGGCTGCTGGAGCTGTGGCTCGGCGACCGCCAGAGCCTGTGCGTGGTCGGCGACGCCAGCCAGACCATCTACTCCTTCACCGGCGCCACCCCCGACCATCTGCTGAACTTCCGCAGCCGCCACCCCGGTGCCACCGTGGTCAAGCTGGTCCGTGACTACCGCTCCACCCCGCAGGTGGTCCACCTGGCCAACGGGCTGCTCGCCCAGGCCCGCGGCCGGGCCGCCGAGCACCGGCTGGAGCTGATCTCCCAGCGCGACCCGGGCCCCGACCCGGTCTACGCCGCCCATGCGGACGAGCCCGCCGAGGCCGAGGCCACCGCCCGCCGGATCCGTGAGCTGATCACGCCGGTGGAGGAGGGCGGCGGCGGAGTCCCGGCGAGCCAGATCGCGGTGCTCTACCGGGTCAACGCACAGTCCGAGCTGTATGAGCAGGCGCTGGCCGATGCCCAGGTGCCCTACCAGATGCGGGGCGCCGAGCGGTTCTTCGAGCGGCCCGAGGTGCGTGAGGCCGGGCTGCTGCTGCGCGGCGCGGCCCGTGCCGGGAGCGCCGACCCGGCCCTCATCGATGAGGACGTCCCGTCCCAGGTGCGCGCGGTGCTGGGCACCCGCGGCTGGAGGCCGGAGCCCCCGGCGGGCTCCGGCGCGGTGCGCGACCGCTGGGAGTCGCTGGCCGCCCTGGTCCGGCTCGCCGAGGAGTTCGTCCGGGCCAGGCCCGGGGCCACGCTGGCCGATCTGGTGGCGGAGCTGGACGAGCGGGCCGCTGCCCAGCACGCGCCCACGGTCGAGGGTGTGACTCTTGCCTCACTCCACGCCGCCAAGGGCCTGGAATGGGACGCCGTGTTCCTGGTCGGTCTCACCGAGGGCATGATGCCGATCACTTACGCCAGGACCGATGAGCAGATCGAGGAGGAGCGCCGGCTCCTCTATGTCGGGGTCACCCGGGCCCGCCGTCATCTGAGTCTGTCGTGGGCGCTGTCGCGCACTCCGGGAGGCCGCGCCTCCCGTCGCCCCACCCGCTTTCTGAACGGGCTGCGGCCGGGCTCCGGGGCCGCCGCCGGGCGGCTGCCGGGCGGCGGCCCCGGCGTCGAGCGCGGCGCGGGTGGTGCGGTCGGCGGTGGTGCGGTGCGCCGTCGTCGTGGCCCGGTGCACTGCCGGGTCTGCGGCCGCACCCTGACCGACGCGGGCGAGATGAAGCTGATGCGCTGCGAGGGCTGCCCGTCCGAGCTGGACGAGGCGCTCTACGAGCGGTTGCGCGACTGGCGCGCGGAGCAGGCCGGGCTGCTGGCGCAGCCGGCCTATTGCGTCTTCACCGACAAGACGCTGCTGGCGATTGCCGAGGCCGTTCCGGGAACCGAATCGGAGCTCTCCCGCATCTCTGGTGTCGGAAGACGGAAACTCGACAGGTTCGGCGCCGATGTTCTCGCGCTGTGTGCGGGTCAGGAACTCCCTTTGGCACGCGACGGCGAGGGGGACGACGGGGCCGTGGGAACCCAACCGGGTGACCCGCGGCGGAACTCGACGGAAAAATAG
- a CDS encoding mycoredoxin produces MSGTVTMYSTTWCGYCRRLKGQMDREGITYTEINIEQDPESAAFVEKANGGNQTVPTVLFPDGSTLTNPSLAQVKAKVGA; encoded by the coding sequence ATGTCCGGCACTGTGACGATGTACAGCACCACCTGGTGCGGCTACTGCCGCCGCCTGAAGGGCCAGATGGACCGCGAGGGCATCACGTACACCGAGATCAACATCGAGCAGGACCCGGAGTCGGCGGCCTTCGTCGAGAAGGCGAACGGGGGCAACCAGACGGTGCCCACCGTCCTCTTCCCGGACGGCTCGACGCTGACCAACCCCTCGCTGGCCCAGGTCAAGGCGAAGGTCGGGGCCTGA